The Humulus lupulus chromosome 3, drHumLupu1.1, whole genome shotgun sequence genome window below encodes:
- the LOC133823199 gene encoding metalloendoproteinase 2-MMP-like — protein MEFKLQYLFFIATCLSSFGYTPISARIFPNISSIPPWLIPKNDTVLGAWDAFKEFHSCRPGEKTQGLSKLKNYFQNFGYIPKAPFNFTDDFDDELESALKTYQKNFNLNVTGQLDQITIEHLMRPRCGNADIINGTTTMNSGKPSSASNSTHFHTVGHYSFFPGMPVWPVGRRDLTYAFLPENELTNEVKAVFSRAFLRWAQVTPLTFTEIQSFSAADLKIGFFVGDHGDGEPFDGILGTLAHAFSPTAGRFHLDGDENWVVSGDISTSSVASAVDLESVAVHEIGHLLGLGHSSVENSIMFPTIASRTRKVELANDDVLGIQKLYGSNPNYVTPPMTTSTPSVHQSDTSNGGDYSLGFGLRWGPFKLLLGVGLAFILS, from the coding sequence atgGAATTCAAACTCCAGTACCTTTTCTTCATTGCTACGTGTCTATCGTCGTTTGGGTACACTCCAATCTCCGCTCGAATTTTTCCAAACATATCATCAATACCGCCGTGGCTAATCCCAAAAAACGACACTGTTTTAGGAGCCTGGGATGCGTTTAAGGAATTTCATAGTTGCCGTCCGGGGGAGAAAACCCAGGGCCTATCCAAGCTCAAGAACTATTTCCAGAACTTCGGCTACATTCCCAAAGCCCCTTTCAATTTCACAGACGACTTTGACGATGAGCTTGAATCAGCCTTAAAGACTTACCAGAAGAATTTCAATCTCAACGTCACCGGCCAGCTCGACCAAATCACCATCGAACATCTCATGCGGCCCCGTTGCGGAAACGCCGATATCATCAATGGCACCACTACCATGAACTCAGGCAAACCGTCGTCGGCTTCTAACTCCACCCATTTCCACACCGTCGGACACTACTCCTTCTTCCCCGGCATGCCGGTCTGGCCGGTCGGCCGCCGAGACCTCACTTACGCTTTCCTGCCGGAAAACGAGCTCACAAACGAAGTAAAGGCGGTGTTCTCACGCGCCTTCCTTCGGTGGGCACAGGTGACGCCGTTGACCTTCACTGAGATTCAGTCGTTCTCGGCCGCTGATCTTAAGATCGGATTCTTCGTCGGAGACCATGGCGACGGCGAGCCATTCGATGGGATTTTGGGGACACTGGCGCACGCGTTCTCTCCGACGGCCGGGAGGTTCCACTTGGACGGTGACGAAAACTGGGTGGTTAGCGGTGACATCAGCACGTCCTCAGTGGCATCGGCGGTGGATCTTGAATCGGTGGCGGTGCATGAGATCGGGCATCTGTTAGGGTTAGGGCACTCATCGGTGGAAAACTCGATCATGTTCCCGACAATAGCCTCGAGGACGAGAAAGGTGGAGCTTGCGAACGACGACGTTCTGGGGATTCAAAAATTGTACGGCTCTAATCCTAATTACGTCACTCCTCCTATGACTACATCTACGCCCTCCGTTCATCAGAGCGATACATCAAACGGTGGAGACTACAGTTTGGGATTCGGTTTACGGTGGGGCCCATTTAAGTTGTTATTGGGCGTTGGATTAGCGTTCATTTTATCGTAG
- the LOC133825111 gene encoding uncharacterized protein LOC133825111 — protein MDCIYSRKFYEDIGRWLGYFHWPDSYEELNRWCLLTKNNVKNQIINAVISASWETSYYRGCPNWVSVVLKKEATIVRTRGASSKKTPASQSRKVPSPSPPPSVSTAPPSVPAPASSVGKICKSKARKKVFSLSNEHPMVFRDITADIVDIAPPSEVVVPSRAKNPSPLPIDLSLTARAKSKSVSSSSKVVAAGLLKLPLKPSQSKKNSVAPKRKLGLDTSSSPLTAAKKRLKAHPPSLSSSESDPEEGKSESKATRDTTLSDEMVPDNAESEAESNEREQEEIVPSEQEAESDSEPIASPLSSKAKEKRPISDPTPSPKRSGVNFKPYYSTFCYNDNARDMVLYAQRKFIIERNYILSDHRPYGVLTMLQDRKWTGSLVKFTGFVDRIVKEFYANLTNEIIEPKSPLYYKVFVRGHWFSFSPQDIAHALHLPLDVEEDDDLATLDRDTIITELVGQKMVWPSNTVISVSNLTYTYAVLHKFATTNWKLTSHTATISFDMASFLYKVGTGIGINLAMVIHDQIIGFRKEDLVAPTTAASYKASAPPTKATDALSTKKVKPQSLKFSSDDIPHASSSVPTDSGLVATEIAAVRASVDSLAARVMSIEGLQCSVLDDVQTLSKDPVV, from the exons ggaAACCTCTTATTACCGTGGGTGTCCAAATTGGGTAAGTGTTGTCCTTAAAAA AGAAGCAACAATTGTGAGAACTCGTGGAGCTTCCTCTAAGAAGACCCCTGCTTCTCAATCCAGAAAGGTGCCCTCTCCATCGCCCCCTCCATCTGTGTCAACGGCGCCTCCATCTGTTCCAGCACCTGCCTCATCTGTTGGGAAGATTTGCAAATCCAAGGCGCGCAAGAAGGTGTTCTCCCTCTCTAATGAACACCCCATGGTGTTTCGTGATATCACAGCTGACATTGTTGATATTGCACCACCATCTGAAGTGGTGGTGCCCTCTCGAGCCAAGAACCCATCTCCTCTTCCGATTGATTTGTCTCTGACGGCTAGGGCAAAATCAAAATCTGTTTCATCTTCTTCCAAAGTTGTTGCTGCTGGGTTACTCAAACTGCCCTTGAAGCCGAGCCAGTCCAAGAAAAATTCTGTGGCTCCCAAAAGGAAATTGGGATTGGACACGTCTTCTTCCCCCTTGACTGCTGCCAAGAAAAGATTGAAGGCTCATCCCCCTTCTCTGTCTTCCTCCGAATCTGACCCCGAGGAAGGAAAGTCTGAATCTAAAGCAACCCGTGATACCACCTTATCTGATGAAATGGTTCCTGACAATGCAGAATCAGAGGCTGAGTCTAATGAGCGAGAACAAGAAGAAATTGTCCCCTCTGAACAAGAAGCTGAATCTGACTCAGAGCCAATTGCATCTCCTTTGTCATCCAAGGCTAAAGAGAAGAGACCTATTTCTGATCCTACACCTTCTCCAAAACGTTCAGGTGTAAATTTCAAACCTTATTATTCAACTTTTTGTTATAATGATAATGCTCGTGATATGGTTCTCTATGCTCAAAGGAAATTTATCATTGAGAGAAATTATATCTTGAGTGATCATCGACCTTATGGTGTGCTAACAATGCTTCAAGATCGAAAATGGACAGGTTCTTTGGTTAAATTTACtggttttgtggatagaatagtcaaggaattctatgccaatcttACTAATGAAATTATTGAACCTAAATCTCCTCTGTATTATAAAGTGTTTGTTAGGGGCCATTGGTTCTCTTTTTCCCCTCAAGACATTGCCCATGCTTTGCATCTTCCTCTTGATGTAGAGGAAGATGATGATCTTGCCACTCTTGACAGGGATACGATTATCACTGAATTAGTAGGGCAAAAAATGGTATGGCCATCTAATACAGTCATCTCGGTCTCTAATCTCACCTACACTTATGCTGTCCTCCATAAGTTTGCCACAACAAATTGGAAGCTAACTTCTCACACCGCAACTATCTCTTTTGACATGGCTTCGTTTTTGTACAAGGTGGGGACCGGTATTGGTATAAATTTGGCTATGGTTATTCATGATCAAATCATTGGGTTTCGAAAAG AAGACTTGGTGGCTCCCACTACTGCTGCTTCCTACAAGGCCTCTGCTCCTCCTACTAAAGCCACTGATGCTCTATCAACCAAGAAAGTCAAGCCCCAATCTCTGAAGTTTTCCTCGGATGACATTCCTCATGCATCCTCCTCTGTTCCCACAGATTCAGGACTTGTTGCTACAGAAATAGCTGCTGTTCGAGCCTCTGTTGATTCTTTGGCTGCTCGAGTGATGTCCATTGAAGGACTGCAATGTTCGGTATTGGATGATGTTCAAACTCTGTCCAAAGATCCAGTcgtttag